A stretch of DNA from Desulfosarcina ovata subsp. ovata:
CATCCTTCAATGCGATATCAATGAGTTCCTGACGCGTCTGCTGTTCGGTTTTCATTCCCGCTGAGTCCGCTGGCTACTCATCATTTCGCAGCCCGCCCCGATTTGATCCATGCATCGATCTCTTCACGGTCAAATCGCCACTGGCTGCCGATCTTACTGCCTGGAATATTTCCCTTCTGGGCCATGGTATAGAGCTTGGTTCGCCCCACCTTGAGATAGGCT
This window harbors:
- a CDS encoding helix-turn-helix domain-containing protein: MAATNDKWLTIDELAAYLKVGRTKLYTMAQKGNIPGSKIGSQWRFDREEIDAWIKSGRAAK